In Planococcus sp. MB-3u-03, the DNA window TTGACATTGCTGCCATAAGGCATCGTGTCCTGCAAGGGTGTTTCAGGGCGATGCGCACTTCGTAAAGGCGATCGGGTTGTTTTGTTCGATGCGGCCGAGATCCCGGTACGCTTCGAACCACTTGGATTCTTCTGCCGGAATTTCAGAAACGCTGCGGACCGTTCCAGGAATCGCGCCTTCAATGCCTGGCGCCTGGATGAATACGCGATCGGCCTGTTCCACTTCGTGCCATTCGTCTTCCAATAGATACGTCACGAATTCGCGTTCATTATTGTAAATCTCGATGCTGAGCGGAGCGGTGTCGCGGTTGATGCTCGCGACCGTCCCTTCGACCGGGCTGATGAGCGCCGGATTTTCCTGGCTTTGTGCGAGCTGCGCTTCCACGACCGCAAGTTCAGAATCAATGGCCGCCAGACGCTGCTGGGCTTGCGCGATGCCTGAAACATACGAGCCGTCTTCCGGCACTTCCACGCCAACTGAGACGTTGACATCCATACGCAATTCCTGTTCCATGTCTTCGCCAAACCCTGGATAGCTGGAGCTGTTATTGAGTCTTCAGATACACTGCTGTCTTGCGATGCGCGCCTGCGTCAATTCCTGCAATGTGGACTGAACTTCACTGCGTTCTGTTTGAAGCGCACTTTGTTCCGACTGCCAGATCGCTCGCTGGTCTTCTGACTCACTTTCGTTCAAGCGTGCCAGTTCAGCACCTGCCGTTACGGCATCGCCTTCTTTGACGAGCCATTGCTCAAGCGCTTCATCGTCCTGGACGTAGATTTCCATCGTATCCTGCGGTGCCGTCAATGCTTCTTTCGGCAAAGTTTCGGTGTATGTATGGGTATACGCCTGTTCATATTCGCTGACATACAGTTGTTTTGAAATGATGCTCTTCTCACCGAACAGCAACAGGAAGTTCGAAGTCAAAAGCGACGATGGCAATGGATAAGCCGATAAAGAAAAGCGGTTCATAGGATCGGCCCCTTGCATAAAGTCACGCAGCATTTCGTCGACGGGAATCTGGCTGAACAACGCGACGAACAATGCCGAAAGCAGATGGATGATGATTAGTGAAAGCAAAATGATCTTCGGTGATACACGCGAAAACTTTGATGAAACGGTATTGAATCGCGATAATCAATGACGTAAACAAGGTCAATTGATTAAAGAAATAAATCAGGTAGCTGTTCTCCAGGAACGTCGCGGCGATCGGCCCGAATGAAAACGGTGAAAAGGCCATCGTGTAGCCATTCCAGGCGAACATCCCAAAATCAAGCCTTTTCCAGCACCAACAATGCCGTAACGTAAGCTTGCATGACGATCATCGCCTTCCACGGGATGCCGATGATCCGGCCGTACAGATACGCGGCTATGTACAAATGGAAGCTCAAATACAAGCCGCCCCACAGCAAGGTGCCGACAAGCGAGGTCCAACGCGCGAGTGTATAGCCGTCAAACATGCCTGCCGCGAGCAGCGGCGTCAACGACCCGGTGTTCATGCCCCAAATTTCAGGCAAGGCAAACACGATCAAGCCGAGCACAAGAATAACGGCCAGCCGCTTATTGATTTGCCTCATTTCGGTGTGTCGCAAATTATGTATGAGTTGGCCTTGGTTCAGGAAGAAATGCCAAAATTTAAAATCAGATATCATGCGTCTAAGTCCTTTCAGGCAAATGGCGTTCTGCTTAGTTTTACTTTACCAAAAACATATGCTTTGAACGAATTCCCTGCCACAATTTTCAATATTTGGTGGCTTTGAGACGAATGGCATAGGATTGTGGTGAATTTCAAATTAGTAAAGGGTGAAGTGGAGTGGAAGTAGGAGATGTTTAATGAAGAAAAGTGATGTGAAAGAAGTAAGTAGAAAAGCTTACGCTTTTCGACTGCGCCCAATGGCTGCTTGGGGCTCGCAGGATGCGAGTCATGCAGCTGATGCGACAGGACGTCGCGCTTTCAGCTGCCCGGGTGTGGGCGGGTGTTGAGCCAACGTGCCAAAGAGCGCGGCACGATTGTCTCGCCAGCCCGCGCGGTCCCACAGGCGTCAGCCCCTTCTACTCCGTCTCTAGTTTTAAAGTGGAAGATCGTTTCTTCAGTTCATTTAAAGTAAAGTGTGGAAATGCATTATGTTTTAGCTCATATTATTTGGATCAAAGAGGGTGAATGTCAATTTGCCGCATCTCGGGAAGTGATTCCCCAACTAGCCGGCAACTAGTTACAGAAGCAGATTCAACTAATCACACCTCTCAATGAAATCTCTCAGCCGCCGGCGCCAAGGGTGAGCCGACGCAGTAAGACAGGTGTTCTTCCTGGCTTATTGCCAAAGGCCAACCCAAAGCAAGGCAGCGAATATTAACATGAAGAACAAATAGAACAACGCAACAATTCCACAAACAAATCCTCGCTATCTTCCCAAAACTTGTCCCGGGAAGCGATTTCCCCACTAGCCGGCAACTAATTATAGAAGCAGATCTGATGAAACTCACCCGAGTCAACGAAATCTCTCAGCCGGCTAGCGCCAAGGGTGAGCCGACGCAGTAAGACAGGTGCTCTTCCTGGCTTATTGCCAAAGGCCAACCAAAGCAAGGCGGCGTCTTCCAAGAAGACGCTCAAATGGACCATCGCATTATTTCCACATACAAACACTCGCTGACTTCACTTATTTTCGCACAATGAAAAAACCTCCGCGGCTGCGGAGGTTTCGTTTTATTGATCTGCGACAATCTTGTATTTCTTATGTGAAATTACGGTCATGTTGGAAGCAGCGCCGATTTCCTTGGCGTCTTCTGGTGAAATCTCGACGATCACCGAGTTGTCCATAATTTTGAAGATGGTTCCGTTAACGTCGACGCCATTGCGGGTGAATGAAATCCATTCGCCGATTTTGCGGGCCGCTACAAATTCAGATACTTCTTTTTCATGGGGTTGAAATGCCATAGTTATCCACGCCTCTCTATAATGAAAACATTATCTTTCTATTATAGCATAAATTTATGGTAATTTCACCTGTTTCAATTACTCATATAAATGACAGGCGACGTAATGGCCAGGCTCTTTTTCCTGCCATGCCGGCTTTTTCTCGGCGCAGATGCTCATTGCATGTGGGCAGCGCGTCCGGAACACACAGCCACTCGGCGGATCGATCGGGCTTGGCAGTTCGCCTTCCAAGATAACGCGTTCACGGGCTTCTTCGATGTCGGGGTCCGGGATTGGAATCGCGGACAGCAACGCTTCCGTATATGGATGAAGCGGCTTCTCATACAGTTGGTCGGCCGTCGTCAGTTCAACCATATGCCCTAAGTACATGACGCCGATGCGGTCTGATATATATTTGACCATGCTGAGGTCATGGGCGATGAACAAATACGTCAACCCTTTTTCCTTCTGCAGCTTTTGCAGGAGCATGACGACTTGCGCTTGGACCGATACATCGAGTGCCGAGATCGGTTCGTCCGCAATGATGAAATCCGGGTCGAGCGACAAGGCACGCGCAATGCCGATGCGCTGTCTTTGACCGCCAGAGAATTCGTGCGGATAGCGGTTGGCATGGTCGCGGTTCAAGCCTACATCTTCCAGCAATTGATGGACGCGCGCCTGCAATTCCTTTTTGTTCTTATAAAGCCCGTGGACTTGCATCGGTTCAGCGATGATCTCAAAGACGGTCGAACGCGGATTGAGCGACGCGTACGGGTCCTGGAAGATCATCTGCATATTGCGCAAATAATCAAAGCGGTCCTTGTCGGACATTTTATGGATATCGACGCCGTCGTATTCAACTTTGCCGTCAGTCGAGCTGTATAAGCCCATGATGGTACGGCCGGCTGTTGACTTGCCGCAGCCCGACTCTCCCACGAGCCCAAAGGTTTCGCCACGCTTGATATCAAATGAAATGCCGTCGACGGCTTTTAAAGTCGTGTCTTTGCCGAGGTCAAAATGGCGTTTGAGTTCCTGTACGGACAATAAAGTTTCGTTCGTCATGTTGTTTCCTCCTGAGTAAATCTGCGGACGGCACATAATTCCTTGTCATAGACCGTGCCTTCGAGACGGGTGATTTCAATGGCTTTGCCGGATGTCGGCGAATGGATCATCATGCCATCGCCGTAGTAAATGCCGACATGATGAAGTTTCCCCTGCCCTTCTTCGTAGGCGAAGAATAATAGGTCGCCTGTTTTCCAAGCAGCAGAATCGCGGTAATCGATTTCCTTTCCTTCCACGGACTGGTCTCCTGCATCGCGTGATATGTATAGGCCGTTCGCTTTCAGCATATGATGGGAAAATCCTGAACAGTCATAGCCGAGGCTCGACATGCCGCCCCAGAAATACTGCAATCCCAAGAATCGTTCTGCCGCGTTCACGATCGACTGGCCGGTCCCGAGCGGAATCTGTTCAGGCGATGGGACGAGCTGGACATGCTTGGCTTCGATATAAGCGTCGCCATCCGGAGTATGGACATGGACACGGCTTTCGTCTGCGTCCTTGACCGGAAGCAGGCTGTTGAATGGCAGCTGCGCGACCGGCCGGCGTTCTGGCGACCATAATTGCGCTTTATCGGCTGTTACGCGCGCATAGCCTCGATCCGCGGCTGAACCGAGTTCTTTCAGGTGCGCTAAAGGCACCCATCCCGGATAGCCGCGTTCGTCTTTATGGGATGGCTGCCAAGGCGCAATGATCTTTGCCCAAGTGCCATCTATTTCTTCTATTAATACAGGCTCCCCGTAAAGCAGCTGTGTCTGAAGGCGATTGCTTTCGGTAAGGTCCTTTGTTTCCTGCTGGTTCATCGCTTCACGCCATTTATTGATGTCCGGCATATCCGCGACGCCTTGAGCGTCCACTTCGCGTACTTTATCGGGATGGGTCCAGACGCTCGTCACCGGAACGCGGCAGACCCATGTTGTCGGTTCTGGCTGTGTCATATTATCCTCTCCGTTCTCGTAATGTTTCCAGGAAGCGCCCTGCATCGATGCCAAGCCCTGGCTCATTTGAAAAGCGGACGGTTTTGCCGCTGTACTGGATGCCTCCCGGCAAGAGATCCTCCTTCAGCATGAGCGGCGCATCGAAATCAAAACGCGTAATATTTGGCTGGCTCGCCGCGAAATGAGCCGCTGCGGACAGGCCGAGCTTCGTTTCAATCATGCTGCCGGTCATGCACGGCACACCGAAGGTTTCGGCGAGTGCATTGATTTTCAAGGCGCGGTGGATGCCTCCTGCTTTCATCAATTTGATGTTGATCAGATCCGCCGCGCGCAATTCCAGGACACGCTTTGCATCGGCTGGAGAAAAGACACTCTCGTCGGCCATGATCGGCGTCATCGTGTGTTCGGTGACGAACTTCATCCCTTCAATGTCATTCGCCGGAACCGGCTGTTCGATCAATTCGATATCGAATCCGGCGTCTTCCATCTTCCGGATCGTGCGCACCGCTGATTTCGGGTCCCATCCCTGGTTCGCATCCAAGCGCAATGTCACTTTATTGCCGACGCGGTCCCGGATTGCCTGGATGCGCTTCAAATCCTGTTCAGGGGTATCGATGCCGACTTTCACTTTCAGGACCGTAAAACCGTCCTGTTCATAGCCCTCGGCATCTTGCGCCATTTCTTCCGGTGAATTGACCGAAACCGTATAATCGGTTTCAATCGATTCGCGGTAGCCGCCAAGATATTGAGTCAGGGGCAAGCCCGCCTGCTGGGCGATCAGGTCATA includes these proteins:
- a CDS encoding ABC transporter ATP-binding protein; the protein is MTNETLLSVQELKRHFDLGKDTTLKAVDGISFDIKRGETFGLVGESGCGKSTAGRTIMGLYSSTDGKVEYDGVDIHKMSDKDRFDYLRNMQMIFQDPYASLNPRSTVFEIIAEPMQVHGLYKNKKELQARVHQLLEDVGLNRDHANRYPHEFSGGQRQRIGIARALSLDPDFIIADEPISALDVSVQAQVVMLLQKLQKEKGLTYLFIAHDLSMVKYISDRIGVMYLGHMVELTTADQLYEKPLHPYTEALLSAIPIPDPDIEEARERVILEGELPSPIDPPSGCVFRTRCPHAMSICAEKKPAWQEKEPGHYVACHLYE
- a CDS encoding dipeptide epimerase, which produces MPVLASIETYRIAVPLKKPFKTALRTVEAAEAVIVHLATQDGRSGFGEAPPTHVITGDTLDGIERAVQLIGAGRIGREIGRHEQLFEKLHKTLVGNTSAKAAVDMALYDLIAQQAGLPLTQYLGGYRESIETDYTVSVNSPEEMAQDAEGYEQDGFTVLKVKVGIDTPEQDLKRIQAIRDRVGNKVTLRLDANQGWDPKSAVRTIRKMEDAGFDIELIEQPVPANDIEGMKFVTEHTMTPIMADESVFSPADAKRVLELRAADLINIKLMKAGGIHRALKINALAETFGVPCMTGSMIETKLGLSAAAHFAASQPNITRFDFDAPLMLKEDLLPGGIQYSGKTVRFSNEPGLGIDAGRFLETLRERRG
- a CDS encoding DUF2187 family protein, which codes for MAFQPHEKEVSEFVAARKIGEWISFTRNGVDVNGTIFKIMDNSVIVEISPEDAKEIGAASNMTVISHKKYKIVADQ
- a CDS encoding C40 family peptidase — translated: MTQPEPTTWVCRVPVTSVWTHPDKVREVDAQGVADMPDINKWREAMNQQETKDLTESNRLQTQLLYGEPVLIEEIDGTWAKIIAPWQPSHKDERGYPGWVPLAHLKELGSAADRGYARVTADKAQLWSPERRPVAQLPFNSLLPVKDADESRVHVHTPDGDAYIEAKHVQLVPSPEQIPLGTGQSIVNAAERFLGLQYFWGGMSSLGYDCSGFSHHMLKANGLYISRDAGDQSVEGKEIDYRDSAAWKTGDLLFFAYEEGQGKLHHVGIYYGDGMMIHSPTSGKAIEITRLEGTVYDKELCAVRRFTQEETT